One window of Dermacentor albipictus isolate Rhodes 1998 colony chromosome 9, USDA_Dalb.pri_finalv2, whole genome shotgun sequence genomic DNA carries:
- the LOC139050026 gene encoding uncharacterized protein isoform X5, which produces MAEDGKSGHTPPAFTFDDEAMPSTSQEFFEGALWTSDCSTTICDDSFEDLWNAINSHNDATDVTGHTHVTESGIASAQPAEFRSSVDHAQPSTSRAGMVEASPILENIASISDDAWRYQWNTQQRPITDGTYNVDGVTDNGNTGYLHLGSSTRIDHAMPSTSRTGMEQAPVITEGGARLRIGIVFGEPGRFEDQETASRKV; this is translated from the exons ATGGCTGAAGATGGTAAAAGTGGACACACGCCTCCTGCGTTTACCTTCGACGACGAAGCAATGCCGAGCACAAGCCAGGAATTCTTCGAGGGCGCTTTATGGACTTCCGACTGTAGCACTAC GATTTGCGATGACTCCTTCGAAGACCTGTGGAACGCGATTAACAGCCACAATGATGCCACGGACGTCACTG GCCATACACATGTCACTGAAAGCGGAATCGCCAGTGCCCAACCTGCGGAGTTCAGAAGCAGCGTTGATCATGCACAGCCCAGTACAAGCCGCGCTGGCATGGTGGAAGCATCGCCCATTCTGGAAAACATTGCTAG CATTTCTGACGATGCCTGGCGTTACCAGTGGAACACTCAGCAAAGGCCAATAACCGACGGTACTTACAACGTCGACG GCGTCACTGACAATGGTAACACTGGTTACCTGCACCTGGGGTCCAGCACCCGCATTGATCACGCTATGCCAAGCACAAGCCGTACAGGCATGGAGCAAGCACCTGTCATTACAGAAGGCGGCGCCAG ACTTAGGATCGGCATCGTTTTCGGAGAGCCAGGACGCTTCGAAGACCAAGAGACGGCAAGCAGAAAAGTCTGA
- the LOC139050026 gene encoding uncharacterized protein isoform X4, producing MAEDGKSGHTPPAFTFDDEAMPSTSQEFFEGALWTSDCSTTICDDSFEDLWNAINSHNDATDVTGHTHVTESGIASAQPAEFRSSVDHAQPSTSRAGMVEASPILENIASISDDAWRYQWNTQQRPITDGTYNVDGVTDNGNTGYLHLGSSTRIDHAMPSTSRTGMEQAPVITEGGARIPETTRVDQWNMQYHLADSTSTDCGRCHNHDIMSRTTVRDSGFILTTRGPLSCHQC from the exons ATGGCTGAAGATGGTAAAAGTGGACACACGCCTCCTGCGTTTACCTTCGACGACGAAGCAATGCCGAGCACAAGCCAGGAATTCTTCGAGGGCGCTTTATGGACTTCCGACTGTAGCACTAC GATTTGCGATGACTCCTTCGAAGACCTGTGGAACGCGATTAACAGCCACAATGATGCCACGGACGTCACTG GCCATACACATGTCACTGAAAGCGGAATCGCCAGTGCCCAACCTGCGGAGTTCAGAAGCAGCGTTGATCATGCACAGCCCAGTACAAGCCGCGCTGGCATGGTGGAAGCATCGCCCATTCTGGAAAACATTGCTAG CATTTCTGACGATGCCTGGCGTTACCAGTGGAACACTCAGCAAAGGCCAATAACCGACGGTACTTACAACGTCGACG GCGTCACTGACAATGGTAACACTGGTTACCTGCACCTGGGGTCCAGCACCCGCATTGATCACGCTATGCCAAGCACAAGCCGTACAGGCATGGAGCAAGCACCTGTCATTACAGAAGGCGGCGCCAG AATTCCTGAGACAACCCGTGTTGACCAATGGAACATGCAGTACCACCTGGCTGATAGCACATCCACCGACTGCGGTAG GTGTCACAACCACGATATTATGAGTCGCACcacagtgagggactccggatttattttgaccaccagaggacCTTTATCGTGCCACCAATGTTAA